ACACGCTCGACGACAACCGCCTGCAGGATGCGGTGGACCTCAAGGTGTTCCGCGCCCTGCCCATCTCCGGCATGTCGACCGAGGAGACCGAAGCGGCCGCCTGGACGCTGCGGCACCTGCAGGACAAGCAACGGCAGGAACTGCTCGAATCGGACAACGGGCCGGCGATCAAGCGCATCATCTCGGCGCCGCAGCCCTCGGCCGAGGAACTGCGGCGCATCCAGAAGGACGCCACCGAAGCCGCCGCCAGCGAGGCGGCGCTGGCGGAGAAGCGCAGGGCCATCCTCGCGCACAAGACAGACCCGGCGGCCAACACACTCCTGCAGCAGGTGCGCAGCCTGCTGGCGCCGCCGTCCTCGGACAACAGTGACCAGCAGCCCGCCGGCCAGCTCGCCATCCAGGCGCTGGACCTGCTGGATGGCGCGCGCGGGAACGAGTCGCTGTTCCTCTACGTCGCCGAGCAGATGGAGCTGGAGACGCTGGTCGACCAGCTGCTGGACCTGCTGCCCGCCGACAGCTACTTCGACAAGCCAAGCCATTCGGCGACGCTCATCGCGCTGGTGCGCTCGCGCCTGCCGTACAAGAACGAGAAACTGGTCGAAAGCCTGTTGTCCTATGGCCTCTTCGATTGGGCCATCCGCGATTACGAGGCGCTGTTCGCGTACAAGCTGCTCAAGCTGATGCCGCTGGCGCAGCAGTACAAGTTCCGCCTGCGCGACAGCGGCAAGTGGTACCTGCGGCTGCTGGAGAACCTGCCCGACGACCAGCGCTATCCCGGCCTGGAGATCCGCGTCGCCGAAAGCCAGCGCGAGCTGGACGAGATGAAGGCGAAGTACCAGGCCTTGAAGCCGGACGACGCAGGCGGCCTTGGCGTGGAGGAAGTCAAGGAGAACGGCGAGACCAGGCTGTTCTTCAACGCCTCGCAGCTCTACGAAGCAAAGCTCGAAAAAGACCCGGGCGCCAAGACCACGCTGGCTGCGCTGCTCACCGACTTCAAGGAGAACAAGAAGGAGGCCACGGAGCTTTACAAGGAGCTGGTGCTGCTGGGCGGCTCCTCGCTGGAGAAGGGCAAGGAAACGCCGGGCGACGAGTTGCTGCGCGCCTCCATCATCCACGAGCTCGATGGCCTGGGCTACATCGACCGCCTGTTCGGGGACCTGAAGGACAGCTTCCTCTTCGCCGAGGAAAACCGCATCAGCACGGTCAAGATCATGCTGGCCCGCGACCCGGCGCGTGCGCAGGCGCATGCACGCGAGCTGGTTAGCCGCAGCTTCACCGACTGGATGGTCACCGACAAGGAAGCCTACCTCGCCTACCTGTGCGTGAAGGCGCTGCCGGCCGACGAGCGCGAGGCTTTCGTGCGCGACAACGCCACGGAGTGGGAGCGCATCCAGGGCGAGATGAGCGAGTCCATGCGGCAGTCGCGGGACCTCAATCTCTATATCGGCGACAAGGCCGGTACCGACCGCGGATCGGTGCTGGGGCAGCTGGCCGAGTCGGCGACCTGGACGGAGCCGAACGCCGCGCTGCTGGGCGACCTGGTGCGCATGGCCATCGCGATGACCGAGCACCGCTTCGCCTTCGAGCGCTCGCAGGAATTCAAGGCGATCGAGAAGCCGAAGCTGCAGCCGCTGGTCGAGAAGTACCGCCTGTGGGACCCGCAGAAGCGGCCCGAATACAAGGCGGACATCCTGCAGGGCACGCGCTGGTACGAGGAAGGCATCTTTTCGGACCTGCGCACCTTGTGGTCCGGCCTGGTCACGCTGTGGAACCTGGACGTCCTCTTCATCGAGAACAAGATCGGCCTCAAGGTCGACCTGAACGACGTCCAGAGCTTCAAGGGCGGCGACCTCGGCGGCGCCCGCCTGGGCGACCCGAAGAAGCAGGGCGCCAGCGCGACGCCGCCCGGGCCGGACGCCAACAAGCTCACCTTGCTGGTCGGCACCGACATGAAGTCGGCGGAACTGATCCTGCCGGAGCTGCTGATCGACTCGGCGAACGTGCAGCTCGCCAGTACCACGCTGCAATCGGGCGCGATCAACCTCAAGGGCTTGCACATCCACGCGGCCTACGACCAGGAAGACCTGGGCCAGCCGACGCAGGCGCACGTCTCGCTGCAATCGGTGGAAGCCAACGACGTGCTGATCGCCAAGAGCAACAGCATGATCACGGTGACCCGGCTCGCCGTCAGCATGCTGCGGCTGGCGGCCGGCACCATCGACACGGTCACCGGCGGCACCAAGGAACGCCAGGGACGCTCCGTGCCCTTCCCGCTGCTGGTGGTGCCGCTGCTGGCCATGTTCGTGCTGCTGGCATTGCCGATCTACCTGTACAAGAAGATCGCCGGCTGGGTCAGCGAGGGCCTGGAGTCCAATCCCGCGGAGAAGTTTGCCGGCGACGTCGCGACCCGCACCAAGGCCATCGACTTCAGCTTCGACAGCCTGGACGTCGACAGCATCACCACCAGTGGCGGCCAGCATGTGGGCCACGTCGGCGTGCGCGACTTCGCCGTGCGCCTTGGCTTGAACAAGGCCACCCGCCTGCGCGCGGAGCTGGCCTCCATCGCCCAGCGCCTGAAGGCGCTGGAGGGCCAGCCGCAGGCCGGCGAGGCGGTCGCCAAGCTGAAGGCCCGCCAGGCCGTGCTCGTGGGCCAGCAGCAGCAGGTGGAGAAGGACGAACAGGAGTACCTGCAGATCCAGCAGCAGATCCTGGCCGGCGGCCTCTCCGCGGAGCAGCAGGCGAGCTTGCAGAAGCGCCTGAATGCGCTGGATTTCGAGGACAAGGGCGGCGCCTTCATCGACATCGGCTCGGTCGACGCCTCGGACGTGCGCGGTACCGTGACCAGCGAGGAGCCCATCCACCTCTCGGGCATCCATGGCGAAGGCGGCAGCGCCGTGCTGACGCAGATGGTCGCGCTGCCGACGGCGACGGCGGCGGAGCTGTCGCGCCGCTCGGGCGCGGGCGAGCGTCCCGCCGCGCCGCTGAGCGGCCAGGACGGCACGGTGTCGCTCGAGATCGACACCGTGCACACCGGCAGGATCTCCTTCGGCGGCGGCCTGCAGACCGTGGAAGACATCGACCAGAAGATCAAGGACCTCGAGCCGCTGAAGGCCAAGGAGGAAGTCGCCCCGCTCCTCGACAGCCTGCACACGCTGCGCGGCCTGGCCGAACGCTACGAGCTGATGCTGCGCCACGGCGTGTCGGCGCTCAGCGGCCCGCAGCTGGAAGAGTTCCGGGTCTTGCGCGAACAGCTGCGCGCGAAGGCCAGCCTGGTCGCCCAGTCCATCGACCTCACGCACGCGAAGATCGATGTCGACGTCGCCACCGGCCGCATCGGCGTGGGCGCCGAAGCCGTGCGGCTGGCCGGCGTGCAGCTTCCCGACAAGGGGATCGACATCGACGAGGTCGTCGCGCGCGGCCTGGGCGTGGGCGCCCTGCCCGCCGGCGGCCTGCTGAAGTGGGGAGAATGGAAGAAGAACCTGCAGGACGCCGACGGCAAGGTCGACGAACTCACCGTTTCCGGCGTGCGCAGCAAGTACCACGGCCTGCTGTTCGAGAAAGCGACCTTGACCGGCGCCTACGCCAGGATGAAGGACCGCGGCGACGTGCTCGAGGCGGGCCTGAAGAAGCTGACGGTGGAAGGCCTGGGCGTCGCGCCGCGCATCGGCCTCCTGAACCAGCGTCTCGCGGGCCTGCAGGAAAAGGCGAAGCTGGCCGACGACAAGCAGAAGCCGGTGATCGAGGCTGAGGTCACCAAGCTCGCCGGCAAGATCGCCGAACTGCAGGCCTTGCAGGACGCGCGCGTCGCGGCCTACCGCCGCCTCGAAGCGGCCAAGACGCCGGAAGACATCGAGGCGGCCAAGGACGCGGTCGCCGAATCCGACACCGCGATCGCCCTCGGCCTGGCGCAATACGGCGCGTCGAGCGCCGAGCTGGACGACTTCGGCGTCAAGGTGACCGGCGCCGGCGACGTGGTGACCGACATGCTCGGCTCCGGCCTGGACGTCGACCGCATCCTCAAGCGCGGCGTGCGGGTCCAGGGCACGGGGCCGGACAACCGCGTGCTGCGCCGCCTGAAGGTCAGCGGCGCCAATGCCAAGGACGACCAGGCTGACAGCAGCTACGTCGGCAAGGGCGACTTCGAGCTCGGGGAGACGAAGCTGAACCTGCACGCGCAGCGCGTCGGGGACTCGGCCTTCATCGACCTCGACCAGTTCGGCATCGCCTCCCTCACGCTCGCGCAGATGCTGTTCACCACCGACGAGGCCGGCGTCGGCTTCCAGGTGGGTTCCACCGGCAAGAGCAGCATCGAGGACGTGAGCCTGAGCGGCAAGGTGCGGCTGGACAAGAAGCCCAAGGTCGAAGGCGAAGGCAAGTTCCCGCAGGATTTCCGCTTCGCGCATGCCGAGATCACGGACCTCCACGTCGGTGCGATCCGCGCCGACGGCCTCAGCTACGCCAGCATCCCGGACCAGATCGAGGTGCGCATCAAGTCCGGCTCCGTCGAAGGCGTGTGGGCGCAGGGCGTCTCCATCGATTTTCCGGAGGACGGGGGCAAGACGTCCATCCTCGGCTCGGCCGGCATCGACAAGATCAGCGATGTCGACATGTCCGCGGCGCTCGCCGACGGCATGGTCCGCCATGCCGACGGGCGCATCAGCGGCAAGAAGCTGCAGTTGGACTTCCTGAAGGAAGGCGAGCTCCAGGCAACCATCGGCGACCTGAACGCCAACGCCTTCTCGCTGCGCGGGCCGGATGGCTGGGCGCGCTTCGACCTGAACCACCTGTCCGGGAAGATCGGCATCAAGGGCGGCAACTACGCGCTGAAGGACGTGCACCTGGGCAGCCTCTCGGTCAAGGGCATCGACTGGGCGGTGGGCGAGAAGGGCCGCGTGAAGGCCGACAAGCCCGCGACCCTGGCCAACCTGCGCGTCACCGCGGACATCGCCACCGAGCAGGTCCCGGACAAGGACGCCAAGCCCGCCGCCGACGGCACGCCGGCGAAGAAGACCCAGCTGCAGAAGGTGAAGGTCAAGGACTTCCACATCGACACCATCCAGGCGGAACACCTGATCTACCAGGACGACAAGGTGAAGGTGGAGATCAAGCCCTTCGACCCGGCGACCGATGCCGCGACGATGAAGGACTTCCGCCCGCTGTACCTGCAGGACTTCAGCATCAAGGACCTGGACTGGTCCCGCGGCGGCGGCCTCACCGCCGGCGACATCGACGTCAAGAAGTTCGACGCCGCGGTGCACTTCGAGCGCTTCAAGGACGGCCTGAAGGCCGGCTTCGCCCTCAAGGGCGTAGACATGGGCACCAGCTTTGTCGGCCCGGACATGCGGGTGATGAGCCTGGGCGTCATCGAGAAGACCGGCGGCTACCTGAAGGACAAGTCGCTGGACACCACCTTCGGCACCGGGCAGGTGGTCGGCGCCGTCACCTTCGGCAAGGACTACATCGAACTCACCGGGCTGCAGGTCGATGCGGCCTACCTGGGCAAGACCACCTACACCAGCGACGACGGCAAGAGCCTCGTGCTGGATTCGGCCAACGTCGAGAAGATCACCCTGGACAAGGTGCACGCCAACTTCGAGACCGTGAAGGACGAGGACGGCAAGGACACGCAGCAGCTGAAGGACCTGAGCCTCGAGAACCTGGAATTCACCGGCATCAAGGCCGGCAGCTTCGACTACCACGGCAAGGCCAAGGCCGTGAACGACAAGGGTGAGGAAGGCGAAGTCACGCAGGGCATCCGCGGCTGGGGCGCGACCATCGGCCGCTTCCAGGTTTCCAAGCTGACGCACGACCAGAAGTCCAGGCTGACGAAACTGAGCTTCGAGCTCACCGCCCGCGACAAGGACAAGTCCAAGCAGGCCTTCACCGCGACCGGGTTGTCGGGCGACATCATCAAGACCTTCGGCAAGAAGACGACTGTCACCTCCTTCGCGACCGACGTCGACGGCGACGCCATCTACGGCGACGACATCCAGCTGAA
The sequence above is a segment of the Ramlibacter agri genome. Coding sequences within it:
- a CDS encoding DUF4157 domain-containing protein gives rise to the protein MSQRALAPAKPAPVLRPVPVAVRQQAQEAALQAEERESAANAPFPHGGLPFTALDPRPPGRNIADADLARMLVTRLLLDELAPRLGLDPARIRIEVNAGAEARVNAAGASGLQEGATIYLHPARFRPQDPQGRYLLAHEAVHAAQRGLGGAVRVEEAEREAAELGQAFAQKRALRRPQQPLGLAPAADSGEEAPPVTVDDSIQLVSTSVVAESRSREISEIRKSLAGLWISDGDVFDVLRILDSVPFAVASAIVRSLDEGDRYGLADNINPPHVYQNRRSVLVCYYHTLDDNRLQDAVDLKVFRALPISGMSTEETEAAAWTLRHLQDKQRQELLESDNGPAIKRIISAPQPSAEELRRIQKDATEAAASEAALAEKRRAILAHKTDPAANTLLQQVRSLLAPPSSDNSDQQPAGQLAIQALDLLDGARGNESLFLYVAEQMELETLVDQLLDLLPADSYFDKPSHSATLIALVRSRLPYKNEKLVESLLSYGLFDWAIRDYEALFAYKLLKLMPLAQQYKFRLRDSGKWYLRLLENLPDDQRYPGLEIRVAESQRELDEMKAKYQALKPDDAGGLGVEEVKENGETRLFFNASQLYEAKLEKDPGAKTTLAALLTDFKENKKEATELYKELVLLGGSSLEKGKETPGDELLRASIIHELDGLGYIDRLFGDLKDSFLFAEENRISTVKIMLARDPARAQAHARELVSRSFTDWMVTDKEAYLAYLCVKALPADEREAFVRDNATEWERIQGEMSESMRQSRDLNLYIGDKAGTDRGSVLGQLAESATWTEPNAALLGDLVRMAIAMTEHRFAFERSQEFKAIEKPKLQPLVEKYRLWDPQKRPEYKADILQGTRWYEEGIFSDLRTLWSGLVTLWNLDVLFIENKIGLKVDLNDVQSFKGGDLGGARLGDPKKQGASATPPGPDANKLTLLVGTDMKSAELILPELLIDSANVQLASTTLQSGAINLKGLHIHAAYDQEDLGQPTQAHVSLQSVEANDVLIAKSNSMITVTRLAVSMLRLAAGTIDTVTGGTKERQGRSVPFPLLVVPLLAMFVLLALPIYLYKKIAGWVSEGLESNPAEKFAGDVATRTKAIDFSFDSLDVDSITTSGGQHVGHVGVRDFAVRLGLNKATRLRAELASIAQRLKALEGQPQAGEAVAKLKARQAVLVGQQQQVEKDEQEYLQIQQQILAGGLSAEQQASLQKRLNALDFEDKGGAFIDIGSVDASDVRGTVTSEEPIHLSGIHGEGGSAVLTQMVALPTATAAELSRRSGAGERPAAPLSGQDGTVSLEIDTVHTGRISFGGGLQTVEDIDQKIKDLEPLKAKEEVAPLLDSLHTLRGLAERYELMLRHGVSALSGPQLEEFRVLREQLRAKASLVAQSIDLTHAKIDVDVATGRIGVGAEAVRLAGVQLPDKGIDIDEVVARGLGVGALPAGGLLKWGEWKKNLQDADGKVDELTVSGVRSKYHGLLFEKATLTGAYARMKDRGDVLEAGLKKLTVEGLGVAPRIGLLNQRLAGLQEKAKLADDKQKPVIEAEVTKLAGKIAELQALQDARVAAYRRLEAAKTPEDIEAAKDAVAESDTAIALGLAQYGASSAELDDFGVKVTGAGDVVTDMLGSGLDVDRILKRGVRVQGTGPDNRVLRRLKVSGANAKDDQADSSYVGKGDFELGETKLNLHAQRVGDSAFIDLDQFGIASLTLAQMLFTTDEAGVGFQVGSTGKSSIEDVSLSGKVRLDKKPKVEGEGKFPQDFRFAHAEITDLHVGAIRADGLSYASIPDQIEVRIKSGSVEGVWAQGVSIDFPEDGGKTSILGSAGIDKISDVDMSAALADGMVRHADGRISGKKLQLDFLKEGELQATIGDLNANAFSLRGPDGWARFDLNHLSGKIGIKGGNYALKDVHLGSLSVKGIDWAVGEKGRVKADKPATLANLRVTADIATEQVPDKDAKPAADGTPAKKTQLQKVKVKDFHIDTIQAEHLIYQDDKVKVEIKPFDPATDAATMKDFRPLYLQDFSIKDLDWSRGGGLTAGDIDVKKFDAAVHFERFKDGLKAGFALKGVDMGTSFVGPDMRVMSLGVIEKTGGYLKDKSLDTTFGTGQVVGAVTFGKDYIELTGLQVDAAYLGKTTYTSDDGKSLVLDSANVEKITLDKVHANFETVKDEDGKDTQQLKDLSLENLEFTGIKAGSFDYHGKAKAVNDKGEEGEVTQGIRGWGATIGRFQVSKLTHDQKSRLTKLSFELTARDKDKSKQAFTATGLSGDIIKTFGKKTTVTSFATDVDGDAIYGDDIQLKTVSLGKVKKADGSYAPVERTAIDGKFILNRIGLINPNLTLTDEDGNTTKVSTYYDGGSFGRIDIKNIQPQLLPNGAAVVPIQSILAQQLKITRGGTAVYIPLAELQDFSMGLKGMGTDKGVELIVARAKKLLLGKGLEVVISVDRTEKSKAVSAHDPGPKFMAGDPLGKMSGQFDIEYENTGPNAWLHLPVSGGVLNFENVHPFAVNLEQGDKPEEAKLTLGNYGSLYDIVTVPKTGGMHPELGKYGKIDFQEMLETMLTDTGAAKDAKSGPPGDLSKLNNLTAGGHLTLGEGRMGYDLDGDGKLGEGDNYIELSAADSKDNTVDIPSQVVGKELAVNIPRVHAKGAGFKVGEQTGKTGEINFNDIRITVTGLAKFEFVVRVKVKSGEVDDIEFGDVTFLDAGKLNTADAVDRAKVKALPDPTLKQVNPKGEEGAP